GGTTTATTGAAACTTCCTTTGCAGATAATTCATTCAATGCTTTCTTTGCATTATTTGCAGCTTCAACAGCATTATCAACATCACTTCTATATGCTATTGGAACAGTATCCACAATTTCTCCATTGTATGGATTGATGACATCATAATGGTCTGATTTGTCTATAAATTCACCATTAATTAAGAATTTCATGATTTTGACTCCTAAATTATTTTTTAATTTTAATTATTTCTTTAATCTTTGAATTTTCAAATAATTAATAAACTATTTGTTTTATTCAATAATAAGTTTTGGTAAAATAATTAACTATTCAAATTTAGAAGCAATATCACCAAATGAACTGTTTAAAGTGTTTATTTCATTTGAATCAATTTCAGTCCCCAAGTCAACGATATATGATTTATACATTGAAACAACCAAAAGAATGATTACGATTATTCCTCCAATTATCAATAT
This genomic window from Methanobrevibacter ruminantium contains:
- a CDS encoding class III signal peptide-containing protein, with protein sequence MRNIDLNFPSILIHDNKGQGAVELILIIGGIIVIILLVVSMYKSYIVDLGTEIDSNEINTLNSSFGDIASKFE